A region of Streptomyces sp. NBC_01267 DNA encodes the following proteins:
- a CDS encoding ABC transporter ATP-binding protein, producing MTTPTPLLEVSGLTKYFPVMGGFPFKRRIADVQAVDGLDFTVHEGESLGLVGESGCGKSTTGRLITRLLEPTRGRITYAGRDISHASRKELAPVRSEIQMIFQDPYSSLNPRQTVGKIVGGPMEVNGINPPGGQEKRVRELLEIVGLSPEHYNRFPHEFSGGQRQRIGVARALALQPKLIVADEPVSALDVSIQAQVVNLLQQLQRDMGISFLFIAHDLAIVRHFSHRVAVMYLGKIVEIADRESLYSAPRHPYTRALLSAVPEATVPDADAEQQDSRIRLTGDVPSPLNPPSGCRFRTRCWKATEKCATDEPPLLRLTDSKESHLTACHFPEEPPA from the coding sequence ATGACAACCCCCACCCCCCTGCTCGAAGTCAGCGGCCTCACCAAGTACTTCCCGGTGATGGGTGGCTTCCCCTTCAAGCGCAGGATCGCGGACGTGCAGGCCGTGGACGGTCTGGACTTCACCGTCCACGAGGGCGAATCGCTGGGCCTGGTAGGCGAGTCGGGCTGCGGCAAGTCGACGACGGGCCGCCTCATCACCCGGCTCCTCGAACCCACCCGTGGTCGCATCACCTACGCCGGCCGCGACATCTCGCACGCCTCCCGCAAGGAACTGGCGCCGGTCCGCTCCGAGATCCAGATGATCTTCCAGGACCCGTACTCCTCCCTCAACCCGCGCCAGACGGTCGGCAAGATCGTCGGTGGTCCGATGGAGGTCAACGGCATCAATCCGCCCGGGGGCCAGGAGAAGCGGGTCCGCGAGCTGCTGGAGATCGTCGGGCTGAGCCCGGAGCACTACAACCGCTTCCCGCACGAGTTCTCCGGCGGGCAGCGCCAGCGCATCGGCGTGGCACGGGCGTTGGCCCTCCAGCCGAAGCTGATCGTCGCGGACGAGCCGGTCTCCGCCCTGGACGTCTCCATCCAGGCGCAGGTCGTCAACCTCCTCCAGCAGCTCCAGCGCGACATGGGGATCTCGTTCCTCTTCATCGCCCACGACCTGGCGATCGTCCGGCACTTCTCGCACCGGGTCGCGGTGATGTACCTCGGCAAGATCGTCGAGATCGCCGACCGGGAGAGCCTCTACAGCGCCCCGCGCCACCCGTACACCCGGGCGCTCCTGTCCGCCGTCCCCGAGGCGACGGTCCCCGACGCCGACGCCGAGCAGCAGGACAGCCGTATCCGCCTCACGGGCGACGTCCCCTCGCCGCTGAACCCGCCGTCCGGCTGCCGGTTCCGTACGCGCTGCTGGAAGGCCACGGAGAAGTGCGCCACGGACGAGCCCCCGCTGCTCCGGCTGACGGACAGCAAGGAGAGCCACCTGACGGCCTGCCACTTCCCCGAGGAGCCGCCGGCCTGA
- a CDS encoding ABC transporter ATP-binding protein has protein sequence MSATTPFLSVRDLKVHFSTEDGTVKAVDGLSFDVERGRTLGIVGESGSGKSVTNLTILGLHNPETTSVEGEIVLDGEELSRAPERTLERLRGKKMSMIFQDALTALSPYHTVGAQIAQPYRKHNGASRGEARKRAIEMLAKVGIPQPDLRVDDYPHQFSGGMRQRAMIAMALVCDPELVIADEPTTALDVTVQAQILDVLKDLQQQTGTSIIFITHDLGVIANVADDVLVMYGGRCVERGTTKEVLTAPQHPYTWGLLASMPSLSSPLGIPLTPIPGTPPSLLNPPTGCRFHPRCTFKDQVEGDACVTQQPPLDVTAGRGAACHLSAEQRQDLFTHQIQPRLS, from the coding sequence ATGAGCGCCACCACCCCCTTTCTCTCGGTACGCGACCTGAAGGTGCACTTCTCCACCGAGGACGGCACCGTCAAGGCCGTCGACGGGCTCTCCTTCGACGTGGAGCGCGGCAGAACGCTGGGCATCGTAGGTGAGTCCGGATCGGGCAAGTCGGTCACCAACCTGACGATCCTGGGCCTGCACAACCCGGAGACGACCTCTGTCGAAGGTGAGATCGTCCTCGACGGTGAAGAGCTCTCCAGGGCCCCGGAGCGGACGCTGGAGCGGCTTCGCGGCAAGAAGATGTCGATGATCTTCCAGGACGCACTGACCGCTCTCTCGCCTTACCACACCGTCGGCGCACAGATCGCGCAGCCCTACCGCAAGCACAACGGCGCTTCCCGGGGCGAAGCCCGCAAGCGGGCGATCGAGATGCTGGCCAAGGTCGGCATCCCGCAGCCGGACCTGCGGGTGGACGACTACCCGCACCAGTTCAGTGGCGGTATGCGGCAGCGCGCGATGATCGCGATGGCACTGGTCTGCGATCCCGAGCTGGTGATCGCCGACGAGCCGACCACCGCGCTCGACGTCACCGTGCAGGCGCAGATCCTCGATGTGCTCAAGGACCTCCAGCAGCAGACCGGGACGTCGATCATCTTCATCACCCACGACCTGGGGGTGATCGCCAACGTCGCGGACGACGTCCTGGTGATGTACGGCGGCCGGTGCGTGGAGCGGGGCACCACGAAGGAAGTGCTCACCGCACCCCAGCACCCGTACACCTGGGGCCTGCTGGCGTCGATGCCGAGTCTGTCCTCGCCGCTGGGCATTCCGCTGACCCCGATCCCCGGCACCCCGCCGAGCCTGCTCAACCCGCCGACGGGCTGCCGCTTCCACCCGCGCTGTACCTTCAAGGACCAGGTCGAGGGCGACGCCTGCGTCACCCAGCAGCCGCCGCTGGACGTCACCGCCGGGCGCGGCGCGGCCTGCCACCTCAGTGCGGAACAGCGACAGGACCTCTTCACCCACCAGATCCAGCCCCGGCTGAGCTGA
- a CDS encoding ABC transporter permease: MLRFLIRRTLGALVILLIISAVTFYLFYAAPRDPARMACGKICTPQTLELVRHNLGISDPVPVQYWHWLVGVFAGRDYATFGHCDAPCLGYSFANREPVWGTILDRFPTTVSLAIGASVVYLIFGVGTGMLAAVKQGKAVDKIASSASLLGSSMQIYVVGVLATYFLVDQWHLLSRATYTPFTQNPVSWATGLLLPWLVLSIIFTANYTRMTRSQLVETLSEDYVRTARAKGLSRATVFFQFAWRGAMGPIATIFGLDLGVLFGGAIITEQVFTLHGIGELSIKAVSNSDLPMLLGVVLVAAGAIVIFNIIIDAVYAMIDPRVRLA, translated from the coding sequence ATGCTCCGCTTCCTCATTCGCCGGACACTCGGCGCACTCGTGATCCTGCTGATCATCAGCGCCGTCACCTTCTACCTCTTCTACGCCGCCCCACGCGATCCCGCCCGGATGGCCTGCGGCAAGATCTGCACCCCGCAGACCCTGGAACTCGTACGCCACAACCTGGGGATCTCCGACCCGGTCCCGGTCCAGTACTGGCACTGGCTCGTCGGTGTCTTCGCCGGCCGCGACTACGCCACCTTCGGGCACTGCGACGCGCCCTGCCTGGGCTACTCGTTCGCCAACCGCGAGCCGGTCTGGGGCACCATCCTGGACCGGTTCCCGACCACCGTCTCGCTGGCGATCGGCGCCTCCGTGGTCTACCTGATCTTCGGTGTCGGTACAGGCATGCTCGCCGCCGTCAAGCAGGGCAAGGCGGTCGACAAGATCGCCAGCTCGGCCTCGCTCCTCGGCTCCTCGATGCAGATCTACGTCGTCGGCGTCCTGGCCACGTACTTCCTGGTCGACCAGTGGCATCTGCTGAGCCGGGCCACCTACACGCCGTTCACCCAGAACCCGGTCTCCTGGGCCACCGGGCTGCTGCTGCCCTGGCTGGTCCTGTCGATCATCTTCACGGCCAACTACACCCGTATGACACGCTCCCAGCTCGTCGAGACGCTCAGCGAGGACTACGTACGCACCGCCCGTGCCAAGGGCCTGTCACGCGCCACGGTCTTCTTCCAGTTCGCCTGGCGCGGCGCGATGGGGCCGATCGCCACCATCTTCGGCCTGGACCTCGGGGTGCTCTTCGGCGGCGCGATCATCACCGAGCAGGTGTTCACCCTGCACGGCATCGGTGAACTCTCCATCAAGGCCGTCTCCAACAGCGATCTGCCGATGCTGCTGGGTGTCGTCCTGGTCGCCGCGGGCGCGATCGTCATCTTCAACATCATCATCGATGCGGTGTACGCCATGATCGACCCGCGCGTGCGGCTGGCCTGA
- a CDS encoding ABC transporter substrate-binding protein, producing MTTSRRTFLISATAVAAASTMGLAGCSSGNAGGGSGSGSNGKHDAAKTSKIAVGTKADSTGPAPEAPGATKGGTVQVINRGDFTHLDPQRIYYAPNSSLDLMVTRALTGYKIADDGSMTLVGDLATDVGTVSDNGKTWTFTLKDGLKWEDGSAVTSADVKYSIERGFADFTTEGATYAQGWLTGSLTDFRKKYSGPYTGKSLDAVQTPDDKTVVFKLQTARQDFNFTLAMYTYAVASKKHDTKQAYDKKPYSCGPYRITSHVTDKSMELVRNEHWDPKTDPIRNAYPDKFEFEFGPTSLAGTDRFIADAGKDKYAVTIDINVATERVQTVLTDPKFKSRIVQGIGSGTSMWSINTTRITDTEVRKALNIAWPLQQIRQTAGGDSFGDYATTIMSPLVSGYEKFDLYGKLTTPTGDPVKAKAMLKKIGKVGQKIVLAYPQTDTYDKIAVVIQRALEKAGFNCITKPVDQNSMYDIFGKVDNKYDVYWTAWSADWPTGYTVFQPLFDKGTVFDNSPNYAHFTSPAVTKAIAAATAIADQEQAGKAWAALDKQIMEQAPVIPEFYMRRMYLHGSKVGNVQMDPNFDGCMLYKLYVKK from the coding sequence ATGACGACCTCGCGCAGAACCTTTTTGATCTCCGCCACGGCGGTCGCGGCCGCAAGCACCATGGGGCTCGCCGGCTGCAGCTCCGGCAACGCCGGTGGCGGCTCCGGCTCGGGTTCGAACGGCAAGCACGACGCGGCCAAGACCTCGAAGATCGCGGTCGGCACCAAGGCCGACTCCACCGGTCCTGCCCCGGAGGCCCCCGGCGCCACCAAGGGCGGCACCGTCCAGGTCATCAACCGCGGCGACTTCACGCACCTGGACCCGCAGCGCATCTACTACGCGCCCAACTCGTCCCTCGACCTGATGGTCACCCGGGCCCTCACCGGCTACAAGATCGCCGACGACGGTTCCATGACCCTCGTCGGCGACCTCGCCACCGATGTCGGCACCGTCAGTGACAACGGCAAGACCTGGACGTTCACGCTCAAGGACGGGCTGAAGTGGGAGGACGGCTCGGCCGTCACCTCCGCCGACGTCAAGTACTCCATCGAGCGCGGTTTCGCGGACTTCACCACGGAGGGCGCCACGTACGCCCAGGGCTGGCTGACCGGTTCGCTCACCGACTTCCGCAAGAAGTACTCCGGCCCCTACACGGGCAAGAGCCTCGACGCCGTCCAGACCCCGGACGACAAGACCGTCGTCTTCAAGCTCCAGACGGCCCGTCAGGACTTCAACTTCACGCTCGCGATGTACACGTACGCGGTGGCGTCGAAGAAGCACGACACCAAGCAGGCGTACGACAAGAAGCCTTACTCCTGCGGCCCGTACCGCATCACCAGCCATGTGACCGACAAGTCCATGGAGCTGGTGCGCAACGAGCACTGGGACCCGAAGACCGACCCGATCCGCAACGCGTACCCGGACAAGTTCGAGTTCGAGTTCGGCCCGACGTCGCTGGCCGGCACCGACCGCTTCATCGCGGACGCCGGCAAGGACAAGTACGCGGTGACCATCGACATCAACGTCGCCACCGAGCGGGTGCAAACGGTCCTCACCGACCCCAAGTTCAAGAGCCGCATCGTCCAGGGCATCGGCTCCGGCACCAGCATGTGGTCCATCAACACCACCCGGATCACCGACACCGAGGTCCGTAAGGCCCTCAACATCGCCTGGCCGCTGCAGCAGATCCGGCAGACCGCGGGCGGCGACTCCTTCGGCGACTACGCCACCACGATCATGTCGCCGCTCGTCTCCGGCTACGAGAAGTTCGACCTCTACGGCAAGCTGACGACCCCGACCGGCGACCCGGTCAAGGCCAAGGCCATGCTGAAGAAGATCGGCAAGGTCGGCCAGAAGATCGTCCTCGCCTACCCGCAGACGGACACCTACGACAAGATCGCGGTCGTCATCCAGCGGGCACTGGAGAAGGCCGGCTTCAACTGCATCACCAAGCCGGTGGACCAGAACTCCATGTACGACATCTTCGGCAAGGTCGACAACAAGTACGACGTCTACTGGACCGCCTGGTCCGCGGACTGGCCGACCGGCTACACCGTCTTCCAGCCGCTGTTCGACAAGGGAACCGTCTTCGACAACTCCCCGAACTACGCGCACTTCACCAGCCCGGCCGTCACCAAGGCCATCGCGGCGGCCACCGCGATCGCCGACCAGGAGCAGGCCGGCAAGGCGTGGGCCGCGCTGGACAAGCAGATCATGGAGCAGGCTCCGGTCATCCCCGAGTTCTACATGCGCCGCATGTATCTGCACGGCTCCAAGGTCGGCAACGTCCAGATGGACCCGAACTTCGACGGCTGCATGCTCTACAAGCTGTACGTCAAGAAGTAA
- a CDS encoding ABC transporter permease produces the protein MTTPSPAPSFSVDTNAIAAAEESRHPDGPDKGAEARSPGQLAWLRFKRDRTGVVSACVVLFFFLIGICAPLISALYGKNPYDTYGQDTPGLLNDFANPVKPNGGISSDFWFGIEPGLGRDVFTFLLYGIRNSLLIATAATLFTVLIGVAVGVTAGYLGGKTDYFVGRVIDILLAFPSTLFFIAFMPIVLSVFVSPEESTPIWLTVLCLVGVLTAFGWASIARLLRGQVLALREREFVEAAKVTGASPARIIFKELLPNLWTPILIQATLGLPAFVTAEAGLAFLGVGIVDPTPDWGVMIQRGAAVYSDDITFMLFPGVAMVVFVLAFNLLGDSVRDAVDPKTNR, from the coding sequence ATGACCACGCCATCCCCGGCCCCCAGCTTCTCGGTGGACACCAACGCCATCGCAGCCGCTGAGGAGTCCCGGCACCCCGACGGCCCCGACAAGGGCGCCGAAGCCCGGAGTCCAGGCCAGCTGGCCTGGCTCAGGTTCAAGCGCGACAGGACCGGGGTGGTCTCTGCCTGCGTCGTCCTCTTCTTCTTCCTGATCGGGATATGCGCGCCCCTGATCTCGGCGCTGTACGGCAAGAACCCGTACGACACCTACGGCCAGGACACCCCGGGGCTCCTCAACGACTTCGCCAACCCGGTCAAACCCAACGGCGGCATCAGCTCCGACTTCTGGTTCGGTATCGAGCCCGGCCTGGGACGGGACGTCTTCACCTTCCTCCTGTACGGCATCCGGAACTCGCTGCTGATCGCCACTGCGGCCACCCTGTTCACCGTCCTGATCGGCGTGGCCGTGGGCGTCACAGCTGGATACCTGGGCGGGAAGACGGACTACTTCGTCGGCCGGGTCATCGACATCCTGCTGGCGTTCCCCTCCACGCTCTTCTTCATCGCGTTCATGCCGATCGTCCTGAGCGTCTTCGTCTCTCCCGAGGAGAGCACGCCGATCTGGCTCACGGTGCTCTGTCTCGTCGGGGTACTCACCGCGTTCGGCTGGGCCTCGATCGCCCGGCTGCTGCGCGGTCAGGTACTGGCCCTGCGGGAGCGGGAGTTCGTCGAGGCCGCCAAGGTGACGGGCGCCTCGCCGGCCCGGATCATCTTCAAGGAGCTGCTGCCCAACCTGTGGACGCCGATCCTCATCCAGGCGACGCTCGGGCTGCCCGCGTTCGTGACCGCGGAGGCCGGCCTCGCGTTCCTCGGCGTCGGCATCGTCGACCCGACGCCCGACTGGGGTGTGATGATCCAGCGCGGCGCCGCGGTCTACAGCGACGACATCACCTTCATGCTCTTCCCCGGTGTGGCGATGGTGGTCTTCGTGCTCGCCTTCAACCTTCTCGGCGACTCGGTCCGCGACGCGGTCGACCCGAAGACGAACCGCTGA
- a CDS encoding peptide ABC transporter substrate-binding protein yields MRGATHAKWAACAVTVALAATACGGGGSSSGGGGSNGVLSSSWGDPQNPLEPANTNEVQGGKVLDMVFRGLKRYNPKTGKAENMLASKIETTDSVNFKITIKSGWTFSNGEKITAKSFVDAWNYGADLKNNQKNAYFFGYIDGYDKVHPDTGSATATTLSGLKVVNDTTFTVKLNQKFSTFPDTLGYAAFAPLPSEFYTNHSAWLSKPIGNGPYTIKSYTKGSEMSLRTWDKYPGSDKAQNGGVDLKVYTDNNTAYTDLTAGNLDLVDDIPAAQLKNVKSDLSGRYINTPAGIIQTLAFPFYKPEWNTAGAKKVRIGLSMAINRPQITKTIFADTRTPATDWTSPVLGAAGGYKAGLCGSSCTYNPTEAKKMIKEGGGIPGGQLKITYNADTGSHKEWIDAICNNVNNALGNDKACVGNPVGTFADFRNQISAKKLSGPFRAGWQMDYPLIQNFLQPLYYTNASSNDGHWTNKTFDKLVNEANADTDTASAVQKFQQAEGVLRDDMGAIPLWYQNGSAGYSDRISNVALNPFSVPVYNEIKVH; encoded by the coding sequence ATGCGCGGAGCCACACACGCCAAGTGGGCCGCATGCGCGGTTACCGTCGCGCTGGCGGCGACGGCCTGCGGCGGCGGAGGGAGCAGCAGTGGCGGTGGCGGGAGCAACGGAGTCCTGAGCTCCTCCTGGGGAGACCCGCAGAACCCGCTGGAGCCGGCGAACACCAACGAGGTCCAGGGCGGCAAGGTCCTCGACATGGTCTTCCGTGGTCTCAAGCGGTACAACCCGAAGACCGGCAAGGCCGAGAACATGCTGGCCAGCAAGATCGAAACCACTGACTCGGTCAACTTCAAGATCACCATCAAGTCCGGCTGGACCTTCAGCAACGGCGAGAAGATCACCGCGAAGTCCTTCGTGGACGCCTGGAACTACGGCGCCGACCTGAAGAACAACCAGAAGAACGCGTACTTCTTCGGCTACATCGACGGCTACGACAAGGTCCACCCGGACACCGGCAGCGCCACGGCCACCACACTGTCCGGGCTGAAGGTCGTCAACGACACGACCTTCACGGTCAAGCTCAACCAGAAGTTCTCCACCTTCCCGGACACCCTCGGGTACGCCGCCTTCGCCCCGCTGCCCTCGGAGTTCTACACGAACCACTCGGCGTGGCTGTCCAAGCCGATCGGCAACGGCCCGTACACCATCAAGTCGTACACCAAGGGCTCGGAGATGAGCCTGCGCACGTGGGACAAGTACCCGGGCTCCGACAAGGCGCAGAACGGCGGGGTGGACCTCAAGGTCTACACCGACAACAACACCGCGTACACCGACCTGACCGCGGGCAACCTCGACCTGGTCGACGACATCCCCGCCGCGCAGCTCAAGAACGTCAAGTCCGACCTGAGCGGGCGCTACATCAACACCCCGGCCGGCATCATCCAGACGCTCGCCTTCCCCTTCTACAAGCCCGAGTGGAACACCGCCGGGGCCAAGAAGGTCCGGATCGGCCTCTCGATGGCGATCAACCGGCCCCAGATCACCAAGACGATCTTCGCGGACACCCGGACCCCGGCGACCGACTGGACCTCACCGGTCCTCGGTGCCGCGGGCGGGTACAAGGCCGGGCTCTGCGGCAGCTCCTGCACGTACAACCCCACCGAGGCGAAGAAGATGATCAAGGAGGGCGGCGGCATCCCCGGCGGTCAGCTGAAGATCACGTACAACGCGGACACCGGCTCCCACAAGGAGTGGATCGACGCCATCTGCAACAACGTCAACAACGCGCTCGGCAACGACAAGGCCTGTGTCGGCAACCCGGTCGGCACCTTCGCCGACTTCCGCAACCAGATCAGCGCGAAGAAGCTGTCGGGCCCGTTCCGCGCCGGCTGGCAGATGGACTACCCGCTCATCCAGAACTTCCTGCAGCCGCTGTACTACACCAACGCCTCGTCCAACGACGGCCACTGGACCAACAAGACCTTCGACAAGCTGGTCAACGAGGCCAACGCGGACACCGACACCGCCTCCGCCGTGCAGAAGTTCCAGCAGGCCGAAGGGGTACTGCGGGACGACATGGGCGCCATTCCGCTCTGGTACCAGAACGGCAGCGCAGGCTACTCGGACCGCATCTCGAACGTCGCGCTGAACCCGTTCAGCGTCCCGGTCTACAACGAGATCAAGGTCCACTGA
- a CDS encoding ABC transporter permease codes for MGRYVIRRLLQMIPVFIGATLLIFLMVNVMGDPIAGLCGDRACDPATAAQLRSQFGLDKSVWQQYLTYMGNVFTGDFGTAFNGEKVTDLMGSAFPVTIRLTVVAIVFEIIIGITFGVITGLRRGRPIDSTVLLLTLVVISVPTFVTGLLAQLFLGVNWGIIEPAVSPSAPLNQLIVPGLVLASVSLAYVTRLTRTSIAENRRADYVRTAVAKGLPKRRIIVRHLLRNSLIPVVTFIGTDIGALMGGAIVTERIFNIHGVGYQLYQGILRQNSQTVVGFVTVLVIVFLVANLIVDLLYAVLDPRIRYA; via the coding sequence ATGGGACGTTATGTGATCAGGCGTCTGCTCCAGATGATCCCGGTGTTCATCGGTGCCACGCTACTGATCTTCCTGATGGTGAACGTGATGGGTGACCCCATCGCCGGCCTCTGCGGAGACCGCGCCTGCGACCCGGCGACCGCTGCTCAGCTGCGCTCCCAGTTCGGCCTCGACAAGTCCGTGTGGCAGCAGTACCTGACCTACATGGGCAATGTCTTCACCGGGGACTTCGGCACCGCGTTCAACGGTGAGAAGGTCACCGACCTGATGGGCAGCGCCTTCCCCGTCACCATCAGACTCACCGTGGTGGCGATCGTGTTCGAGATCATCATCGGCATCACCTTCGGTGTGATCACCGGGCTCCGCCGGGGCCGCCCGATCGACAGCACGGTCCTGCTGCTCACCCTGGTCGTCATCTCGGTCCCGACCTTCGTGACCGGTCTGCTCGCCCAGCTGTTCCTCGGGGTGAACTGGGGGATCATCGAGCCCGCCGTCTCGCCCTCGGCCCCCCTGAACCAACTCATCGTGCCCGGACTGGTGCTGGCGTCCGTCTCCCTCGCGTACGTCACCCGGCTGACCCGGACGTCGATCGCGGAGAACCGCCGCGCCGACTACGTCCGCACCGCCGTCGCCAAGGGCCTGCCGAAGCGCCGCATCATCGTCCGGCACCTGCTGCGCAACTCGCTGATCCCGGTGGTGACGTTCATCGGTACGGACATCGGCGCACTGATGGGCGGTGCCATCGTCACCGAGCGCATCTTCAACATCCACGGTGTCGGTTACCAGCTCTACCAGGGCATTCTCCGCCAGAACAGCCAGACGGTCGTCGGCTTCGTCACGGTCCTCGTCATCGTCTTCCTGGTGGCGAACCTCATCGTCGACCTCCTCTACGCCGTTCTCGACCCGAGGATCCGGTATGCCTGA
- a CDS encoding ABC transporter permease — MPESQNPDEAIAGTGAGGPMDLATGEGATLEGAKQAHDGGPEERPRSLWSDAWRDLRRNPIFIISGLIILFLVVISIWPQLIATQNPLNCNLDKAQQGSQPGHPFGFTGQGCDVYTRTVYGARQSVTVGVCATVGVALIGSFLGGLAGFFGGAGDAILSRITDIFFGIPVVLGGLVLLSVVTSSTVWPVIGFMVLLGWPQIARIARGSVITVKQNDYVQAARALGASNSRMLLRHITPNAVAPVIVVATIALGTYISLEATLSYLGVGLKPPTVSWGIDISAASPYIRNAPHMLLWPAGALAVTVLAFIMLGDAVRDALDPKLR; from the coding sequence ATGCCTGAGTCCCAGAATCCCGACGAGGCGATCGCCGGCACCGGCGCCGGTGGGCCCATGGACCTCGCGACCGGCGAGGGCGCCACGCTGGAGGGCGCGAAGCAGGCCCACGACGGAGGCCCCGAGGAACGGCCCCGCAGCCTCTGGTCCGACGCCTGGCGCGATCTGCGCCGGAACCCGATCTTCATCATCTCCGGCCTGATCATCCTGTTCCTGGTGGTGATCTCGATCTGGCCGCAGCTGATCGCCACCCAGAACCCGCTCAACTGCAACCTCGACAAGGCCCAGCAGGGCTCCCAGCCAGGGCACCCGTTCGGTTTCACGGGCCAGGGCTGCGACGTCTACACCCGTACCGTCTACGGGGCCCGCCAGTCGGTGACCGTCGGTGTCTGCGCCACCGTCGGAGTGGCCCTCATCGGCAGCTTCCTCGGCGGTCTCGCCGGGTTCTTCGGCGGCGCCGGCGACGCGATCCTCTCCCGGATCACCGACATCTTCTTCGGCATCCCGGTGGTCCTCGGCGGTCTGGTCCTGCTGTCCGTGGTCACCAGCAGCACCGTCTGGCCGGTCATCGGCTTCATGGTGCTCCTCGGCTGGCCGCAGATCGCCCGTATCGCGCGCGGCTCGGTCATCACCGTCAAACAGAACGACTACGTCCAGGCAGCGCGGGCGCTCGGCGCGTCCAACTCCCGGATGCTGCTGCGCCACATCACGCCGAACGCGGTCGCCCCGGTGATCGTGGTGGCGACCATCGCCCTCGGTACGTACATCTCGCTGGAGGCGACGCTCTCGTACCTCGGCGTCGGCCTGAAGCCGCCCACCGTGTCCTGGGGCATCGACATCTCCGCCGCCTCCCCGTACATCCGCAACGCCCCGCACATGCTGCTCTGGCCGGCCGGTGCGCTGGCCGTCACGGTGCTCGCGTTCATCATGCTCGGCGACGCGGTGCGCGACGCCCTCGACCCCAAGCTGCGCTGA